In Nocardioides marinus, one DNA window encodes the following:
- the fliP gene encoding flagellar type III secretion system pore protein FliP (The bacterial flagellar biogenesis protein FliP forms a type III secretion system (T3SS)-type pore required for flagellar assembly.) — translation MTSPTTVRRHPGVLAPRLARAVVVSLLAPLALLLVTLGTAGAADAAAPRAHVLSQVQAAPQPTVPDDTQGDTQGGNQGGRGGNRDADQGAGADSLVIDVEGLTDKPSSSVTLLLTLTLLSLAPAILLTCTSFTKILVVLGLTRNALGLQQTPPNQVLAGLALFLSVFIMAPVLSQVNDEGLQPYLEGQKNAAAAYESGVEPLREFMLDQTGDEELALLTNVARRDLPANRAEVPMSTLVPAFIISELKQAFIIGFIIFIPFLVIDIVVSGALMALGMMMMPPVMVSLPFKLLLFVLVDGWALIITSLVQSYA, via the coding sequence ATGACCAGCCCCACCACCGTCCGGCGGCACCCGGGTGTCCTCGCCCCCCGGCTCGCACGCGCCGTGGTCGTCTCGCTGCTCGCCCCGCTGGCCCTGCTGCTGGTCACGCTCGGCACGGCCGGCGCCGCCGATGCCGCGGCCCCCCGGGCCCACGTCCTGTCGCAGGTCCAGGCCGCTCCGCAGCCCACCGTGCCGGACGATACCCAGGGCGACACCCAGGGCGGGAACCAAGGCGGCCGAGGCGGGAACCGGGACGCGGACCAGGGCGCCGGTGCCGACTCGCTCGTCATCGACGTCGAGGGACTCACCGACAAGCCGAGCTCCTCGGTGACCCTGCTGCTCACGCTGACGCTGCTCTCGCTCGCGCCGGCGATCCTGCTGACCTGCACCAGCTTCACGAAGATCCTGGTGGTGCTGGGCCTGACCCGCAACGCCCTGGGCCTGCAGCAGACCCCGCCGAACCAGGTGCTCGCGGGCCTGGCGCTCTTCCTCAGCGTGTTCATCATGGCCCCGGTGCTCAGCCAGGTGAACGACGAGGGGCTCCAGCCCTACCTCGAGGGCCAGAAGAACGCGGCGGCCGCCTACGAGTCGGGCGTGGAGCCGCTGCGGGAGTTCATGCTCGACCAGACCGGCGACGAGGAGCTCGCCCTGCTCACCAACGTCGCCCGCCGCGACCTGCCCGCGAACCGGGCCGAGGTCCCGATGTCGACCCTGGTGCCGGCGTTCATCATCAGCGAGCTCAAGCAGGCCTTCATCATCGGGTTCATCATCTTCATCCCGTTCCTGGTGATCGACATCGTCGTCAGCGGCGCCCTGATGGCGCTGGGCATGATGATGATGCCGCCGGTGATGGTCTCCCTGCCCTTCAAGCTGCTGCTCTTCGTCCTCGTCGACGGGTGGGCACTGATCATCACGAGCCTGGTGCAGAGCTATGCCTAG
- a CDS encoding flagellar hook-basal body complex protein, giving the protein MLRSLFAGISGLRVNQTMLDVTGNNIANANTTGFKSSTTVFQDTLSQMMTGGTAANAERGGTNPVQIGLGVQIATTSTNFNQGSAQMTGRSTDLMLQGDGFFVVQRGNEQMYTRAGAFTFDETGTLVTNTGARVQGYGLDATGAPDYAAGLIDISLDAASLPTLTPPVVAPTELTSYTFGSDGTLRGVFSDGVQRDMARLASADFANVMGLEKIGETAFRASANSGAVQLGVPGEGGNGTVIAGALEMSNVELAAEFTNLILAQRGFQASSRVITTSDQVLEELVNIKR; this is encoded by the coding sequence ATGCTCCGTTCGCTCTTCGCCGGCATCTCCGGCCTCCGCGTCAACCAGACCATGCTCGACGTGACCGGCAACAACATCGCCAACGCCAACACCACCGGCTTCAAGTCCTCGACCACGGTCTTCCAGGACACGCTGAGCCAGATGATGACCGGCGGAACCGCCGCCAACGCCGAGCGCGGCGGCACCAACCCGGTGCAGATCGGGCTGGGCGTGCAGATCGCCACGACGTCGACCAACTTCAACCAGGGCTCGGCCCAGATGACCGGCCGCAGCACGGACCTGATGCTCCAGGGCGACGGGTTCTTCGTCGTGCAGCGCGGCAACGAGCAGATGTACACCCGCGCCGGCGCGTTCACCTTCGACGAGACCGGCACGCTGGTGACCAACACCGGTGCCCGGGTGCAGGGCTACGGCCTGGACGCCACCGGCGCCCCGGACTACGCGGCCGGCCTCATCGACATCAGCCTCGACGCGGCCTCGCTGCCGACGCTCACGCCGCCGGTGGTCGCACCGACCGAGCTGACGTCGTACACCTTCGGCTCCGACGGCACGCTGCGCGGCGTGTTCTCCGACGGCGTCCAGCGCGACATGGCCCGCCTGGCGAGCGCGGACTTCGCCAACGTGATGGGGCTGGAGAAGATCGGCGAGACGGCCTTCCGTGCCTCGGCCAACTCCGGTGCCGTCCAGCTCGGCGTCCCCGGGGAGGGCGGCAACGGGACCGTGATCGCGGGCGCGCTGGAGATGTCCAACGTCGAGCTGGCCGCGGAGTTCACCAACCTGATCCTCGCCCAGCGCGGCTTCCAGGCCAGCTCGCGCGTGATCACCACCTCCGACCAGGTCCTGGAGGAGCTGGTGAACATCAAGCGCTGA
- a CDS encoding motility protein A — translation MKDLATAVGIFGGFGVVITANILEGGNPMSMLLLPPMLLVFGTSILITIAGGTLPDAKAAVKALGRAFGGSNQISGADAVPQIVSLADRARREGLLALEDMVKDMDDPFLAKGVTLAIDGTDPEEVRDILEAEVSAKKRADKQSAKFYADAGAYAPTIGIVGTVMGLVHVLENLAEPEKLGHLIAAAFLATLWGVASANIIFLPISARLKRLSELECSRMELVVEGIAAIQAGANPRVIQQKLTSLLPAEDQLSEAA, via the coding sequence ATGAAGGACCTCGCCACCGCGGTAGGGATCTTCGGCGGTTTCGGTGTCGTCATCACCGCCAACATCCTCGAGGGCGGCAACCCCATGTCGATGTTGCTGCTGCCCCCGATGCTGCTCGTCTTCGGCACCTCGATCCTCATCACCATCGCCGGCGGCACGCTCCCCGACGCCAAGGCCGCCGTGAAGGCTCTCGGTCGCGCCTTCGGCGGCAGCAACCAGATCTCCGGCGCCGACGCCGTCCCGCAGATCGTCTCGCTGGCCGACCGCGCCCGTCGCGAGGGCCTGCTGGCGCTCGAGGACATGGTCAAGGACATGGACGACCCGTTCCTGGCCAAGGGCGTCACGCTCGCCATCGACGGCACCGACCCCGAGGAGGTCCGCGACATCCTCGAGGCCGAGGTCAGCGCCAAGAAGCGTGCAGACAAGCAGTCGGCCAAGTTCTACGCCGACGCCGGCGCCTACGCCCCCACCATCGGCATCGTCGGCACCGTCATGGGCCTGGTGCACGTGCTGGAGAACCTCGCCGAGCCCGAGAAGCTGGGCCACCTCATCGCCGCGGCGTTCCTCGCGACCCTGTGGGGCGTCGCCAGCGCCAACATCATCTTCCTGCCGATCTCCGCCCGCCTGAAGCGCCTCTCCGAGCTCGAGTGCTCGCGGATGGAGCTGGTCGTCGAGGGCATCGCCGCCATCCAGGCCGGCGCCAACCCGCGGGTGATCCAGCAGAAGCTCACCTCGCTGCTCCCCGCGGAGGACCAGCTCTCCGAGGCGGCCTGA
- a CDS encoding flagellar hook-length control protein FliK encodes MTIAPMPLGVRATAGTTAGAGLAGGVAGDPAGDLSGDLAGDLAGDFAALVGAVLAAGAPAHAVAGDDGATLPSGPRGHELLADGSAGAAVPVSGAETPLSGDAADDTAGDATVDAGLVDASAVPAPTTDLRVEPGAPGTSGASPTTGPTTGPTTGPTEEDGAIRATAPDGVPAGAAPVLLPIVLPPALAAALALTATRAVAPDLAATGPDEPAAAAPVGGEPSTGPTTGTVDHAPPTPTAAASGEPSTGPTTGTVDHAPPTPTAAASGESSTGPTTGTVDHAPPTTAGDGTDQTLVDQPRTDQPRTDQPRLAPTADPQAPTFVQAPTAATAATVDRPVTQVTQSAAAQVVPDLTRLVQAGPGTHRMVLRLDPEHLGDVRITLTVHPGGVRVRMATGSEDARATLHEGLPALQRALESLGGRPAGETQVSVLHQPQTGHGQAGSGSGSQPDPSAHDGDAPSSSQTDARASDHQTPGERPQAEHRDAGRPAGTQVDTTARDGSQGAGTPRPADPPTSDAPRRLDVSM; translated from the coding sequence ATGACCATCGCACCGATGCCGCTGGGCGTGCGCGCCACTGCCGGGACGACGGCCGGCGCCGGCCTCGCCGGGGGCGTGGCTGGTGACCCGGCCGGCGACCTCTCCGGGGACCTGGCAGGGGACCTCGCCGGGGACTTCGCCGCGCTCGTGGGTGCCGTGCTCGCAGCCGGCGCCCCCGCGCATGCGGTCGCCGGGGACGACGGCGCGACGCTTCCGTCCGGGCCGAGAGGTCACGAGCTCCTCGCGGATGGCTCCGCCGGCGCCGCTGTGCCCGTGTCCGGCGCGGAGACCCCGCTCTCCGGCGACGCAGCCGATGACACGGCCGGTGACGCCACCGTCGATGCGGGTCTCGTCGACGCGTCGGCCGTGCCCGCCCCCACGACGGACCTCCGGGTCGAGCCGGGCGCGCCCGGCACATCCGGCGCCTCGCCGACCACTGGGCCGACCACCGGGCCGACCACCGGGCCGACCGAGGAGGACGGTGCGATCCGCGCGACGGCCCCCGACGGCGTACCGGCGGGTGCGGCGCCGGTACTGCTGCCGATCGTGCTGCCGCCTGCCCTGGCGGCGGCCCTCGCGCTGACCGCGACCCGGGCGGTGGCGCCGGACCTGGCTGCCACGGGCCCCGACGAGCCGGCCGCTGCCGCGCCAGTGGGCGGTGAGCCCTCAACCGGACCCACGACCGGGACGGTTGACCACGCACCGCCCACCCCGACCGCCGCCGCCAGCGGTGAGCCCTCAACCGGACCCACGACCGGGACGGTTGACCACGCACCGCCCACCCCGACCGCCGCCGCCAGCGGTGAGTCCTCAACCGGTCCGACCACCGGCACGGTTGACCACGCACCGCCCACCACGGCCGGGGACGGCACCGACCAGACCCTCGTCGACCAGCCCCGCACCGACCAGCCCCGCACCGACCAGCCGCGCCTGGCGCCGACGGCGGACCCGCAGGCACCGACGTTCGTGCAGGCACCGACCGCGGCGACCGCGGCGACGGTCGACCGGCCGGTCACCCAGGTCACGCAGAGCGCGGCGGCCCAGGTCGTGCCCGACCTGACCCGCCTGGTGCAGGCCGGGCCGGGCACGCACCGGATGGTGCTGCGCCTGGACCCCGAGCACCTCGGCGACGTCCGGATCACGCTGACCGTCCACCCGGGCGGCGTCCGGGTGCGGATGGCCACCGGCTCCGAGGACGCCCGCGCGACCCTGCACGAGGGGCTGCCCGCGCTGCAGCGCGCGCTGGAGTCCCTGGGCGGACGACCGGCCGGGGAGACCCAGGTCAGCGTGCTGCACCAGCCGCAGACGGGCCACGGCCAGGCCGGCTCGGGCTCCGGCTCGCAGCCCGACCCCTCGGCGCACGACGGCGACGCTCCGTCGTCGAGCCAGACCGACGCCCGGGCGTCGGACCACCAGACCCCCGGCGAACGGCCCCAGGCCGAGCACCGGGACGCAGGACGACCCGCAGGGACGCAGGTCGACACCACTGCCAGGGACGGCAGCCAGGGCGCGGGGACCCCCCGCCCGGCCGACCCGCCCACGTCGGACGCCCCGCGGCGTCTCGACGTGAGCATGTGA
- a CDS encoding flagellar hook capping FlgD N-terminal domain-containing protein: MTIPATEAVTGTGTAGLVPAGTTAATDESKEMFLQLMVAQLRYQDPMNPADSSEFLSQNAQFTALEKMQAVADQTAMVLQATTAFGASSLVGRDVSYTLADGTQGTGAVHGVSFGATGPVLDVGGVDVPLASVLAVTDGSRAATGSSGDTTAPA; this comes from the coding sequence GTGACCATCCCAGCCACCGAGGCTGTGACGGGGACCGGCACGGCGGGGCTCGTGCCCGCCGGCACGACGGCGGCGACCGATGAGAGCAAGGAGATGTTCCTGCAGCTCATGGTCGCCCAGCTGAGGTACCAGGACCCGATGAACCCGGCGGACTCCAGCGAGTTCCTCTCGCAGAACGCCCAGTTCACCGCCCTGGAGAAGATGCAGGCGGTCGCCGACCAGACGGCGATGGTGCTCCAGGCCACGACGGCCTTCGGCGCCAGCTCCCTGGTGGGCCGCGACGTCTCCTACACCCTCGCCGACGGCACCCAGGGCACCGGAGCGGTGCACGGGGTGAGCTTCGGGGCCACCGGGCCGGTGCTCGACGTCGGCGGTGTCGACGTCCCGCTCGCGTCCGTCCTGGCCGTCACCGACGGCTCACGCGCCGCCACCGGCTCGTCCGGCGACACCACCGCACCGGCCTGA
- a CDS encoding FliM/FliN family flagellar motor switch protein: protein MSLPSSLPAAPGPSSGARSRRRGAGDVVPYDFRRPIQLSREHQRILQLGFDGFTRQATTVFTSALRSVCAVSMRTIDQRSYAEYVDSLDQLTYLTLFTTEPMPGRGVLHLPLDAVMSCVDHMLGGPGSRSQPRRPLTEIESGVVRGLVERLLREMRYSLAAIVAMDPEVTGVEYSPQFAQVAGPADVMVVMEMELRIDDVPFPMSVCLPFSGLHPHLAAAAAPAPVSNRERAQRAEAAQVLQRSFTDVPVDVSVRFRSSTVDPALLSSLGVGDVLRLGHPASAPLDITVDDEAFAHATPGTQGERLAALIVAARPTTPDELAELAGGAVVPQAAAPLPAQPLTDAPPGLTTGLTTGLTTGFDDPTLTLQELR from the coding sequence GTGAGTCTCCCGTCGAGCCTGCCGGCCGCCCCCGGACCGTCCTCCGGTGCCCGGTCGCGTCGCCGCGGCGCCGGCGACGTGGTGCCCTACGACTTCCGTCGACCCATCCAGCTCTCCCGCGAGCACCAGCGGATCCTGCAGCTCGGCTTCGACGGCTTCACCCGGCAGGCCACCACCGTGTTCACCAGCGCCCTGCGCTCGGTGTGCGCTGTGTCGATGCGCACCATCGACCAGCGCTCCTACGCCGAGTACGTCGACAGCCTGGACCAGCTGACCTACCTCACCCTCTTCACGACCGAGCCGATGCCCGGGCGCGGGGTGCTGCACCTGCCGCTGGACGCGGTGATGTCGTGCGTGGACCACATGCTCGGTGGCCCCGGCTCCCGGTCCCAGCCCCGGCGGCCGCTGACCGAGATCGAGTCCGGCGTCGTCCGGGGCCTGGTCGAGCGGCTGCTGCGCGAGATGCGCTACTCGCTGGCCGCGATCGTGGCGATGGACCCGGAGGTCACCGGGGTCGAGTACAGCCCCCAGTTCGCCCAGGTCGCCGGCCCCGCCGACGTCATGGTCGTCATGGAGATGGAGCTGCGCATTGACGACGTCCCCTTCCCGATGTCGGTGTGCCTGCCGTTCAGCGGCCTGCACCCGCACCTGGCCGCCGCCGCGGCGCCGGCCCCGGTCTCCAACCGCGAGCGTGCCCAGCGCGCGGAGGCCGCCCAGGTCCTGCAGCGCAGCTTCACCGACGTGCCCGTCGACGTCAGCGTCCGCTTCCGCTCCAGCACCGTCGACCCGGCGCTGCTCTCCAGCCTCGGGGTCGGCGACGTCCTGCGGCTCGGCCACCCGGCCTCGGCCCCGCTCGACATCACCGTCGACGACGAGGCCTTCGCGCACGCCACCCCCGGCACCCAGGGCGAGCGGCTCGCCGCGCTCATCGTCGCCGCGCGGCCCACCACGCCCGACGAGCTGGCCGAGCTGGCCGGCGGTGCCGTCGTCCCGCAGGCCGCTGCCCCCCTGCCGGCACAGCCGCTCACCGACGCGCCCCCCGGCCTCACCACCGGCCTCACCACCGGCCTCACCACCGGCTTCGACGACCCGACCCTCACCCTGCAGGAGCTCCGATGA
- the fliN gene encoding flagellar motor switch protein FliN yields the protein MTAAPLVPGPHDAVATTAAEALAAVLPSSEQLLPGTPQPGTEHVTSLFSAAVVADLGGAISGRVGVLVADELTSALSSSPMGELDLAAAVQPALDAAAVALGGTAQPGRTVDLDDVVADMGGDFTAVPLMGTTIFAAVLVPDSTLQVAAAAPGASASAAAAPAAPAAPAPPAAAAAEAPSTLGEALGSVSQPALPPVPGPPVEGNVRSIATGRRGIEMLHGVEMEVTVELGRTRMAVRDLLALTPGAVLALDRAAGSPADLLVNGRLIARGEVVVVDEDFGLRITEILDQSAAV from the coding sequence ATGACCGCCGCCCCGCTCGTCCCCGGCCCGCACGACGCCGTGGCCACGACCGCCGCCGAGGCCCTCGCCGCGGTCCTGCCGTCCTCCGAGCAGCTGCTGCCGGGGACGCCGCAGCCGGGCACCGAGCACGTCACCTCCCTGTTCTCCGCGGCCGTCGTCGCCGACCTCGGTGGTGCCATCAGTGGCCGGGTGGGCGTGCTGGTCGCCGACGAGCTGACCTCCGCCCTGTCCTCCAGCCCGATGGGCGAGCTCGACCTGGCCGCCGCGGTGCAGCCGGCCCTGGACGCCGCGGCCGTCGCCCTCGGTGGCACGGCGCAGCCCGGCCGCACCGTCGACCTCGACGACGTCGTCGCCGACATGGGCGGCGACTTCACCGCGGTGCCGCTGATGGGCACCACGATCTTCGCGGCCGTCCTCGTCCCGGACTCCACGCTCCAGGTCGCCGCCGCAGCGCCGGGCGCCTCCGCGTCCGCCGCCGCTGCCCCGGCTGCCCCGGCTGCCCCGGCTCCGCCGGCTGCCGCCGCGGCCGAGGCACCCTCGACGCTCGGCGAGGCGCTCGGCTCGGTGTCGCAGCCCGCGCTGCCGCCCGTGCCCGGGCCGCCGGTCGAGGGCAACGTCCGCTCCATCGCCACCGGCCGCCGCGGCATCGAGATGCTGCACGGCGTCGAGATGGAGGTCACCGTCGAGCTCGGTCGCACCCGGATGGCGGTGCGCGACCTGCTCGCGCTGACCCCGGGCGCCGTGCTGGCGCTGGACCGGGCAGCAGGCAGCCCGGCCGACCTGCTGGTCAACGGCCGGCTCATCGCACGGGGCGAGGTGGTGGTCGTCGACGAGGACTTCGGCCTGCGGATCACCGAGATCCTCGACCAGAGCGCCGCGGTCTGA
- a CDS encoding OmpA/MotB family protein gives MSSGHGSRRRKHEEHEEHENHERWLVSYADMVTLLMVLFVVMFAMSQVDEKKYAQLKEGLAAGFGSSDSLLEGSSSLHEQPGSAAVDSVSPQLATANLDSEQQQAVANAVQRAAALQNQRSWDEAAAEAERLEKVRATLTSALEREGLAGDVTTSYDHRGLVISLVSRHVVFQANLASLSLRGQQVVDAVAPVLRSLEDPLQIDGHTNQVPVKPKYYATDWDLSAARAVTVLRRLEEQHGLPADRLSVAGYGHTRPLVDPSKPGSQAVNKRVDIVVLTDLAPQDAALLPDAAAKAEADAAEEKARGKARTKAERKAERKARKAGTSPDSPDDSHDSDGAHAAAAPTGPDSKEQR, from the coding sequence ATGAGCAGCGGCCACGGCTCCCGTCGCAGGAAGCACGAGGAGCACGAGGAGCACGAGAACCACGAGCGTTGGCTGGTCAGCTACGCCGACATGGTCACGCTGCTGATGGTGCTCTTCGTCGTCATGTTCGCGATGAGCCAGGTCGACGAGAAGAAGTACGCCCAGCTCAAGGAGGGTCTCGCGGCCGGGTTCGGCAGCAGCGACTCCCTGCTCGAGGGCAGCTCCTCGCTCCACGAGCAGCCCGGGTCGGCGGCGGTCGACTCGGTGTCGCCCCAGCTGGCCACCGCCAATCTCGACTCCGAGCAGCAGCAGGCCGTGGCCAACGCCGTCCAGCGGGCCGCCGCGCTGCAGAACCAGCGTTCCTGGGACGAGGCGGCCGCCGAGGCAGAGCGCCTGGAGAAGGTGCGCGCCACGTTGACCAGCGCACTGGAGCGGGAGGGACTCGCCGGCGACGTGACGACGTCGTACGACCACCGCGGACTCGTGATCAGCCTGGTCTCTCGCCACGTCGTCTTCCAGGCCAACCTCGCCTCGCTGAGCCTGCGGGGACAGCAGGTCGTCGACGCCGTCGCGCCGGTGCTCAGGTCGCTGGAGGACCCGCTGCAGATCGACGGCCACACCAACCAGGTGCCGGTGAAGCCGAAGTACTACGCCACCGACTGGGACCTCTCCGCGGCCCGCGCCGTGACCGTCCTGCGCCGGCTCGAGGAGCAGCACGGCCTGCCCGCCGATCGGCTCTCGGTCGCCGGCTACGGCCACACCCGCCCCCTGGTCGACCCCAGCAAGCCCGGCTCCCAGGCGGTCAACAAGCGCGTCGACATCGTGGTGCTCACCGACCTGGCCCCCCAGGACGCCGCCCTGCTCCCCGACGCCGCCGCGAAGGCGGAGGCGGACGCAGCCGAGGAGAAGGCACGCGGCAAGGCACGCACCAAGGCCGAGCGGAAGGCCGAGCGGAAGGCACGCAAGGCCGGGACGAGCCCTGACTCCCCCGACGACTCCCACGACAGCGACGGCGCGCACGCGGCCGCCGCCCCGACCGGACCCGACTCGAAGGAGCAGAGATGA
- a CDS encoding flagellar basal body-associated FliL family protein, producing MSTTATAPPAAGTAPEAPAKGGKKKLIIAALVLLLAGGGGYWFFLKPAGPEPAPEPGEVLVLDPVQINLEGGHYLRIGIALQMTNNVAHAPDGSKALDATIDLFSGLDMADLGKAKERHHLKEELLEHLEHEYHGDVMGVYFTEFVTQ from the coding sequence ATGAGCACCACCGCGACCGCACCCCCCGCGGCCGGCACCGCCCCCGAAGCGCCGGCGAAGGGTGGCAAGAAGAAGCTGATCATCGCCGCGCTCGTCCTGCTGCTCGCCGGCGGTGGCGGCTACTGGTTCTTCCTCAAGCCCGCCGGCCCGGAGCCGGCGCCCGAGCCCGGTGAGGTGCTCGTCCTCGACCCGGTGCAGATCAACCTCGAGGGCGGCCACTACCTGCGCATCGGCATCGCGCTGCAGATGACCAACAACGTGGCCCACGCCCCCGACGGCAGCAAGGCGCTGGACGCCACGATCGACCTCTTCTCCGGCCTGGACATGGCCGACCTCGGCAAGGCCAAGGAGCGCCACCACCTCAAGGAGGAGCTGTTGGAGCACCTCGAGCACGAGTACCACGGCGACGTGATGGGGGTGTACTTCACCGAGTTCGTCACCCAGTAG
- a CDS encoding flagellar FlbD family protein has product MISLTRLSGSVFALNADLIERIDSTPDTVITLVDGKKYVVAEPLRDVMSAILRHRAEVVALSSQIQVADLRLPRDPYDPRDPHATGPDQQALASLLDLHQPRPSLSVVDGEHPDVATATVSGEVSPR; this is encoded by the coding sequence ATGATTTCCCTGACCCGTCTCTCGGGGTCCGTGTTCGCTCTCAACGCCGACCTCATCGAGCGCATCGACAGCACGCCGGACACGGTCATCACGCTGGTCGACGGCAAGAAGTACGTCGTCGCCGAACCGCTGCGCGACGTGATGTCCGCGATCCTGCGCCACCGGGCGGAGGTCGTCGCGCTCTCGAGCCAGATCCAGGTCGCCGACCTGCGGCTGCCCCGTGACCCCTACGACCCCCGCGACCCGCACGCCACCGGGCCCGACCAGCAGGCGCTCGCGTCGCTGCTGGACCTGCACCAGCCGCGTCCCAGCCTCAGCGTGGTCGACGGCGAGCACCCGGACGTGGCCACGGCGACGGTGTCGGGGGAGGTGAGCCCCCGATGA
- a CDS encoding flagellar biosynthetic protein FliO, with protein MGELLLRMVFSLAVVVGLLILISRVAARRLHGRAGSPIEVLHRQALSKSASVSVVSVAGRVLVLGSTDQQVNVLTELDADAFGTPETVEARDTDQHTTDDDLDDPLATELTDDELATLLAGSSPSYGGGSLEALLAEPDRVTLEELLGHRPPSHAAPVTTPAEVAAGYAEPTPPAVAAQDEEDPYLPEDPSYAAFASALRAQLASGALGDTTTTAADPATPAGADRSGRHAAPAPAMELPPVVAGGARVARTAEPAAAPAPAPVPAAPSVAAAPSGPSAADLAALRAALLSAQLQAGTTAPTPTTVDAPARTGAGMPPEGALSGSVLSPQTWRQAYRAVTRRAS; from the coding sequence ATGGGAGAGCTGCTGCTGCGGATGGTCTTCTCGCTGGCGGTCGTCGTCGGCCTGCTGATCCTGATCAGCAGGGTCGCGGCCCGCCGGCTCCACGGTCGGGCCGGGTCCCCGATCGAGGTGCTGCACCGCCAGGCGCTGAGCAAGTCCGCGTCGGTCTCGGTCGTCTCCGTGGCCGGCCGCGTGCTGGTCCTCGGCAGCACCGACCAGCAGGTCAACGTGCTGACCGAGCTCGACGCCGACGCGTTCGGTACGCCGGAGACGGTCGAGGCCCGGGACACCGACCAGCACACCACGGACGACGACCTCGACGACCCGCTCGCGACCGAGCTCACCGACGACGAGCTCGCCACGCTGCTGGCCGGGTCCTCGCCGTCGTACGGCGGTGGGTCCCTGGAGGCCCTGCTCGCCGAGCCGGACCGGGTCACGCTCGAGGAGCTCCTCGGGCACCGCCCGCCGAGCCACGCCGCGCCGGTCACGACGCCCGCCGAGGTCGCCGCCGGCTACGCGGAGCCCACCCCGCCGGCGGTCGCGGCCCAGGACGAGGAGGACCCCTACCTCCCCGAGGACCCGTCGTACGCCGCGTTCGCCTCCGCCCTGCGCGCCCAGCTGGCCAGCGGGGCGCTCGGCGACACCACGACCACCGCGGCTGACCCGGCGACCCCCGCCGGCGCTGACCGCAGCGGCCGGCACGCCGCCCCGGCACCGGCGATGGAGCTGCCCCCCGTGGTCGCCGGCGGCGCCCGGGTCGCCCGCACCGCCGAGCCCGCCGCGGCACCGGCACCGGCCCCGGTCCCGGCGGCCCCCTCGGTCGCCGCAGCCCCCTCGGGTCCGTCGGCCGCCGACCTGGCCGCCCTGCGCGCCGCGCTGCTGTCGGCCCAGCTCCAGGCCGGCACCACGGCACCGACCCCCACCACCGTCGACGCCCCCGCCCGCACCGGTGCCGGGATGCCGCCCGAGGGTGCCCTGAGCGGATCGGTCCTCTCGCCCCAGACCTGGCGGCAGGCCTACCGCGCCGTCACCCGTCGGGCCTCCTGA